In Pangasianodon hypophthalmus isolate fPanHyp1 chromosome 3, fPanHyp1.pri, whole genome shotgun sequence, a single genomic region encodes these proteins:
- the wbp1la gene encoding WW domain binding protein 1-like a isoform X1 — protein sequence MSYRSADVPTATRKCGMWESDCTALKIGLFMMNAVVGAVSSGAAEGGISESKLLCVGVNNQTYICESGHCCGESQCCSYYYELWWFWLVWTVIIILSCCCVCHHRRTKHRLQQQQRQHEINLIAYREVHNYTSLPFYFRFLPSYLLPAYEEVENRPPTPPPPYSPSQPGQSTDTVSPEQTNELCPSLQTGSTAAASESNSTVHCIEETNRPPAHRPSGDAHKPYMSFEEDSQQQQVASATSPEITKNGKEPSKSGDQGLDSCPEIKDKTVGRHRRFTGDSGIEVCVCSRGPGEGEDEEEDEMKELDGLLDREDLQKQDFCDSCNPHNDGLQGPGDEEQGFAGPERSLEHREPPLQRLPISLQLHTINEQEAPQHGNSADLQS from the exons ATGTCATACCGCAGCGCAGATGTACCGACAGCCACGAGAAAGTGCGGAATGTGGGAGAGTGACTGTACAGCGCTGAAAATAGGCCTGTTTATGATGAACGCCGTCGTCGGAGCCGTGAGCTCGGGAGCAGCCGAGGGAGGAATCTCGGAG AGCAAGCTGCTGTGCGTCGGCGTGAACAACCAGACCTATATCTGTGAGTCGGGACACTGCTGTGGAGAGTCTCAGTGCTGCAGCTACTACTATGAGCTGTGGT GGTTCTGGCTGGTCTGGactgtcatcatcatcctgagctgctgctgtgtgtgccACCATCGTCGCACCAAGCATCGCCTGCAACAACAGCAGCGGCAGCATGAGATCAACCTCATTGCTTACAGAGAGGTTCACAACTACACCTCCCTGCCCTTCTACTTCA GGTTTCTGCCCAGCTACCTCTTACCTGCATATGAAGAGGTGGAGAACAGACCTCcgactcctcctcctccatacAGTCCCTCTCAACCAGGTCAAAGCACAGATACAGTCAGCCCTGAGCAAACCAATGAGCTGTGCCCATCGCTGCAGACAGGCTCCACAGCCGCTGCGTCAGAGAGCAACTCCACTGTGCACTGCATTGAAGAGACCAATCGGCCTCCTGCTCATCGGCCATCAGGTGATGCGCACAAACCGTACATGAGCTTTGAAGAGGAtagccagcagcagcaggttGCATCAGCCACTTCACCTGAGATAACTAAGAATGGCAAAGAGCCCTCAAAGTCTGGTGATCAAGGGCTTGATAGTTGTCCCGAGATCAAGGACAAGACAGTGGGGCGCCATAGACGCTTTACCGGAGACTCAGGAATCgaggtgtgtgtatgcagcCGCGGGCCaggggaaggagaggatgaggaagaggatgaaaTGAAGGAACTTGACGGACTTCTGGACAGAGAGGACTTACAGAAGCAGGACTTCTGTGATAGTTGCAATCCCCATAATGATGGCCTTCAAGGGCCAGGTGATGAGGAGCAGGGCTTTGCTGGCCCAGAGAGGAGCCTTGAGCACAGGGAGCCTCCACTTCAGCGTCTCCCTATCAGCCTTCAGTTACACACCATCAACGAACAGGAGGCTCCTCAGCATGGCAACAGTGCAGATCTCCAAAGCTAA
- the wbp1la gene encoding WW domain binding protein 1-like a isoform X2 — MPFHTAFHQSKLLCVGVNNQTYICESGHCCGESQCCSYYYELWWFWLVWTVIIILSCCCVCHHRRTKHRLQQQQRQHEINLIAYREVHNYTSLPFYFRFLPSYLLPAYEEVENRPPTPPPPYSPSQPGQSTDTVSPEQTNELCPSLQTGSTAAASESNSTVHCIEETNRPPAHRPSGDAHKPYMSFEEDSQQQQVASATSPEITKNGKEPSKSGDQGLDSCPEIKDKTVGRHRRFTGDSGIEVCVCSRGPGEGEDEEEDEMKELDGLLDREDLQKQDFCDSCNPHNDGLQGPGDEEQGFAGPERSLEHREPPLQRLPISLQLHTINEQEAPQHGNSADLQS; from the exons ATGCCTTTTCATACGGCTTTCCACCAG AGCAAGCTGCTGTGCGTCGGCGTGAACAACCAGACCTATATCTGTGAGTCGGGACACTGCTGTGGAGAGTCTCAGTGCTGCAGCTACTACTATGAGCTGTGGT GGTTCTGGCTGGTCTGGactgtcatcatcatcctgagctgctgctgtgtgtgccACCATCGTCGCACCAAGCATCGCCTGCAACAACAGCAGCGGCAGCATGAGATCAACCTCATTGCTTACAGAGAGGTTCACAACTACACCTCCCTGCCCTTCTACTTCA GGTTTCTGCCCAGCTACCTCTTACCTGCATATGAAGAGGTGGAGAACAGACCTCcgactcctcctcctccatacAGTCCCTCTCAACCAGGTCAAAGCACAGATACAGTCAGCCCTGAGCAAACCAATGAGCTGTGCCCATCGCTGCAGACAGGCTCCACAGCCGCTGCGTCAGAGAGCAACTCCACTGTGCACTGCATTGAAGAGACCAATCGGCCTCCTGCTCATCGGCCATCAGGTGATGCGCACAAACCGTACATGAGCTTTGAAGAGGAtagccagcagcagcaggttGCATCAGCCACTTCACCTGAGATAACTAAGAATGGCAAAGAGCCCTCAAAGTCTGGTGATCAAGGGCTTGATAGTTGTCCCGAGATCAAGGACAAGACAGTGGGGCGCCATAGACGCTTTACCGGAGACTCAGGAATCgaggtgtgtgtatgcagcCGCGGGCCaggggaaggagaggatgaggaagaggatgaaaTGAAGGAACTTGACGGACTTCTGGACAGAGAGGACTTACAGAAGCAGGACTTCTGTGATAGTTGCAATCCCCATAATGATGGCCTTCAAGGGCCAGGTGATGAGGAGCAGGGCTTTGCTGGCCCAGAGAGGAGCCTTGAGCACAGGGAGCCTCCACTTCAGCGTCTCCCTATCAGCCTTCAGTTACACACCATCAACGAACAGGAGGCTCCTCAGCATGGCAACAGTGCAGATCTCCAAAGCTAA